The Bombus fervidus isolate BK054 chromosome 1, iyBomFerv1, whole genome shotgun sequence genome includes a window with the following:
- the LOC139997847 gene encoding uncharacterized protein — MDSAIVHLEQSVQEADGKLDMIAWKIDAFEKEFEDPESEISVLRLLRSVHQVTKDYQNLRQEILEVQQLQKQLSDSLKAQLSQVHGHFNLLRNKIVGQNKNPQLK; from the exons ATGGACTCTGCTATTGTTCATCTCGAACAAAGT GTACAAGAAGCTGATGGAAAGCTAGACATGATCGCATGGAAAATTGATGCTTTCGAAAAAGAATTTGAAGATCCAGAAAGCGAG ATCTCTGTGCTTCGTCTATTACGGTCTGTTCATCAAGTTACAAAAGATTATCAGAATCTTCGGCAAGAAATATTGGAAGTTCAGCAGTTACAAAAGCAACTTTCAGATTCCCTTAAAGCACAATTGTCTCAGGTACATggacattttaatttattgcgCAATAAAATAGTAggacaaaataaaaatccacagttAAAATAA